A genomic stretch from Erwinia sp. E_sp_B01_1 includes:
- a CDS encoding DUF1852 domain-containing protein has translation MNNEFRFTLKSISFDENYNPSGNTRITTNFANLARGTKRQENLRNALKMIDDRFNSLAHWDNPTGERYSVELNIISVEMDVEGKGTTFPVIEILKTNIVDHKTNERIEGIVGNNFSSYVRDYDFSVVLSEHNRNKSGFNTPDDFGDLHGNIFKCFVNSDAYKENFSKQPVICLSVSSKNTYHRTEYEHPVLGVEYLQDEYSMTDRYFRKMGLQARYFMPSGSVAPLAFYFSGDLINDYTDLELVSTISTMETFQRIYRPEIYNAHSVAGKKYQPSLNQQDYSLTQIVYDREERSQLAVEQGKFTEEQFIKPYRAILEQWSANYVL, from the coding sequence ATGAATAACGAATTCAGATTTACCCTTAAGAGCATTTCTTTCGATGAGAATTATAATCCATCCGGAAATACGCGCATCACTACCAATTTCGCTAATCTGGCCAGAGGGACGAAACGCCAGGAGAATCTGCGCAATGCCTTAAAGATGATCGACGATCGTTTCAATTCACTGGCGCATTGGGACAATCCTACCGGTGAGCGTTATTCTGTTGAACTCAACATCATCTCCGTTGAAATGGATGTTGAAGGCAAGGGGACTACCTTCCCGGTGATTGAAATATTGAAAACAAATATTGTTGATCATAAAACTAACGAACGCATTGAAGGTATCGTAGGGAATAATTTCTCCTCTTACGTGCGGGATTATGACTTTAGCGTTGTGCTGTCAGAGCATAACAGGAATAAATCCGGCTTCAACACCCCGGATGACTTTGGCGATTTGCATGGAAATATTTTTAAATGCTTCGTTAATTCAGACGCGTATAAAGAGAACTTTAGCAAGCAGCCGGTGATATGCCTGAGCGTTTCAAGTAAAAATACCTATCATCGTACTGAATATGAGCATCCTGTATTGGGCGTCGAATATCTGCAGGATGAATATTCCATGACCGATCGTTACTTCCGGAAAATGGGGTTACAGGCTCGCTACTTTATGCCTTCAGGCAGCGTTGCGCCTTTAGCTTTCTATTTTTCTGGCGATTTAATTAATGATTACACCGATCTTGAGCTGGTCAGTACCATCAGCACGATGGAGACTTTCCAGAGGATTTATCGCCCTGAGATTTACAATGCTCATTCAGTAGCAGGAAAAAAATATCAACCCAGCCTGAATCAGCAGGATTATTCATTAACGCAAATTGTTTATGATCGTGAAGAACGTAGCCAGTTGGCTGTTGAGCAGGGAAAGTTCACCGAAGAGCAATTTATCAAGCCATACCGGGCCATTCTTGAGCAATGGTCTGCTAATTACGTTCTTTGA
- a CDS encoding methionine synthase: protein MKILLPTSTAGSLPKPSWLAQPETLWSPWKLQDQELIEGKQDALRLCLQDQQQAGIDIVSDGEQTRQHFVTTFIEHLSGVDFEKREIVKIRNRYDASVPTVVGAVSRQKPVFVEDAKFLRQQTTKPIKWALPGPMTMIDTLYDSHYKSREKLAWEFATILNQEARELEAAGVDIIQFDEPAFNVFFDEVNDWGIAALERAVEGLKCETAVHICYGYGIKANTDWKKTLGSEWRQYEEIFPKLQKSSIDIISLECQNSRVPMELIELIRGKKVMVGAIDVATNTIETPEEVASTLRKALQFVDADKLYPSTNCGMTPLSRHVARGKLNALSAGAEIVRRELSAN from the coding sequence ATGAAAATATTATTACCTACTTCAACTGCGGGCAGCTTACCTAAGCCCTCCTGGCTTGCACAACCTGAGACACTCTGGTCACCCTGGAAACTGCAGGATCAGGAGCTGATTGAGGGCAAACAAGATGCTCTGCGTTTGTGCCTGCAGGATCAACAACAGGCAGGTATTGATATAGTCAGTGATGGCGAGCAAACGCGTCAACATTTTGTCACCACCTTTATTGAGCACCTTAGCGGTGTGGATTTTGAGAAACGCGAAATCGTTAAAATCCGTAATCGCTATGACGCAAGTGTACCGACAGTGGTGGGTGCAGTGTCACGCCAGAAGCCGGTTTTCGTTGAGGATGCTAAATTTTTACGTCAGCAAACCACAAAACCTATTAAATGGGCACTGCCAGGCCCAATGACTATGATAGATACGCTTTATGACAGCCATTATAAAAGTCGCGAAAAATTGGCCTGGGAATTCGCCACAATCCTGAATCAGGAAGCGCGGGAATTAGAAGCTGCTGGTGTCGATATTATTCAGTTTGATGAGCCTGCGTTTAATGTCTTCTTCGATGAAGTCAATGACTGGGGTATTGCCGCATTAGAAAGAGCCGTTGAAGGCCTTAAATGTGAGACGGCTGTGCATATTTGCTACGGTTATGGCATTAAAGCCAATACCGACTGGAAAAAGACGCTGGGATCAGAATGGCGGCAATATGAGGAAATCTTCCCTAAACTGCAAAAATCCAGCATCGATATAATCTCACTGGAGTGCCAAAACTCTCGTGTTCCAATGGAACTTATTGAGCTTATCCGCGGTAAAAAAGTGATGGTTGGCGCTATTGACGTGGCAACCAATACCATTGAGACACCAGAAGAAGTCGCCAGTACATTACGCAAAGCACTGCAGTTTGTAGATGCCGATAAGCTCTATCCTTCCACCAACTGCGGCATGACGCCTTTATCCCGTCATGTAGCTAGAGGTAAGCTCAATGCTTTGAGTGCAGGTGCAGAAATCGTCCGCAGAGAACTTTCGGCTAACTAA
- a CDS encoding FAD-binding oxidoreductase: protein MKGLINVDIDEFKSHFQGEVILPDETGYDEVREIWNAMIDRKPALIARCTSPEDVVRAIEFGRTQNLLISIRGGGHNIAGNAVCNDGLMIDLSLMKRVEVDPGTRRASVEPGCTLADFDAAVQAHGLATPLGINSTTGVAGLTLGGGFGWLSRKYGMTIDNLLSADVVTADGSQLHASESENADLFWGLRGGGGNFGVITRFEFQLHPVGPDVLSGLIVFPFDQAKQVISQFARFTLTMPEELNVWMVTRKAPPLPFLAEDVHGKEMVALALCYAGDPEEGKKHIEPLRGFGTALGEHIGVQPYTAWQQAFDPLLTKGARNYWKSHNFSQISDGVIDAIIEYAGRLPSPHCEIFIGTIGGQTTRVAPEAMAYSNRDANYVMNVHGRWETAAEDEHCIAWAREFFAKSQPFASSGAYINFLTEEETDRIAFAYGATWNRLVELKNKYDPMNLFRMNQNIKPA, encoded by the coding sequence ATGAAGGGGTTAATAAATGTAGATATCGACGAGTTCAAATCGCACTTCCAGGGAGAGGTGATCCTTCCTGACGAGACAGGCTATGACGAGGTGCGAGAGATCTGGAACGCCATGATCGACCGCAAACCCGCGTTGATCGCCCGCTGCACGTCGCCAGAGGATGTCGTCCGGGCCATCGAATTTGGGCGCACGCAAAATCTCCTTATTTCGATCCGGGGAGGCGGTCACAACATCGCAGGTAATGCCGTGTGCAACGACGGCCTGATGATCGACCTCTCGCTGATGAAGCGAGTGGAAGTAGACCCTGGCACCCGCAGAGCCAGCGTCGAGCCAGGCTGCACCCTGGCCGACTTTGATGCCGCAGTGCAGGCGCATGGTCTTGCCACGCCTCTGGGCATCAATTCAACCACCGGTGTGGCCGGACTGACACTTGGCGGCGGGTTCGGCTGGCTGAGTCGTAAGTACGGCATGACCATAGACAATCTGCTCTCAGCGGATGTTGTCACGGCAGATGGCAGTCAGCTACACGCCAGCGAATCAGAGAATGCAGATCTCTTTTGGGGGCTGCGGGGTGGGGGAGGCAACTTCGGGGTGATTACGCGCTTCGAATTTCAACTCCATCCCGTCGGGCCAGATGTATTGAGTGGGCTGATCGTCTTTCCGTTTGACCAGGCAAAACAGGTGATCTCGCAGTTCGCCCGATTTACCCTCACCATGCCGGAAGAGCTCAACGTCTGGATGGTCACCCGTAAGGCACCTCCGCTGCCTTTCCTTGCTGAGGACGTTCACGGGAAAGAGATGGTTGCGCTTGCGCTGTGCTATGCGGGCGACCCTGAAGAGGGCAAGAAGCATATTGAGCCGCTGCGCGGGTTTGGCACGGCGCTTGGTGAACATATCGGCGTGCAGCCCTATACCGCCTGGCAGCAGGCATTCGATCCGCTACTGACAAAAGGCGCGCGCAACTACTGGAAGTCGCACAACTTCTCGCAAATCAGTGATGGCGTTATTGATGCCATCATCGAATACGCCGGCAGATTGCCGTCACCTCATTGTGAGATATTCATCGGAACAATTGGAGGGCAGACAACGCGCGTAGCGCCTGAAGCAATGGCCTATTCGAACCGGGATGCCAACTACGTGATGAATGTGCATGGTCGCTGGGAGACAGCCGCTGAGGATGAGCACTGCATCGCCTGGGCAAGGGAATTCTTTGCTAAATCACAACCCTTTGCCAGCAGCGGCGCCTACATCAACTTCCTGACCGAGGAGGAGACCGACCGCATCGCTTTTGCTTACGGTGCAACCTGGAATCGGCTGGTGGAACTTAAGAATAAGTATGACCCGATGAACCTCTTCCGGATGAATCAGAACATCAAACCGGCATGA
- a CDS encoding TetR/AcrR family transcriptional regulator, translating to MKEHNSLVIGSAARRLSRAERRQQLLDTALKIVREENADRLTLGHLAVCAGVSKPVVYDHFATRSALLIELYRWIDTERVRTFTEAMSIATRSLQETVQMLASAYVHCAADKTDEFHAVGAALAGSEEKVAVFQELLDNCVAMFVSVLRPHVNMSSQSLKQSCIGLVGAGEALSVALTRGRMNETEAVTAFALLIKGMVQASEC from the coding sequence ATGAAAGAACACAATTCTCTGGTAATCGGTTCAGCTGCGCGGAGGTTATCCAGGGCAGAACGACGACAACAGCTTCTGGACACCGCGCTCAAGATCGTTCGGGAGGAAAATGCTGATCGGCTCACTCTGGGACATCTGGCTGTGTGTGCAGGCGTTTCGAAACCTGTAGTTTATGATCATTTCGCGACTCGTTCGGCGCTGTTGATTGAGCTTTACAGATGGATTGATACAGAGCGGGTCAGAACGTTTACTGAGGCTATGAGCATCGCTACGCGAAGCCTGCAGGAAACTGTACAGATGCTGGCGAGTGCCTATGTCCACTGCGCCGCAGATAAAACGGACGAGTTTCACGCGGTAGGTGCGGCCCTGGCAGGTAGCGAAGAGAAGGTGGCGGTTTTCCAGGAACTTCTGGACAACTGTGTCGCAATGTTCGTGTCAGTCCTGAGACCACATGTAAATATGTCTTCCCAGTCGTTAAAACAAAGTTGCATCGGTCTGGTCGGAGCGGGCGAAGCGCTGTCCGTAGCGCTTACTCGCGGACGAATGAACGAAACTGAAGCTGTTACTGCCTTTGCCTTATTGATCAAGGGAATGGTACAGGCCAGTGAATGTTAA
- a CDS encoding NAD(P)-dependent oxidoreductase encodes MSFDPVLLMGGSGAIGHQAVRALRTTYPDIPVLIGGRDLFKAQKAAAEIGGAEGVAVDTNCADLGLGERKISAVVVLYKDHTLAGLRFAQSRGVPHLSISSGVFEIAPEIASFMNAPGAAAITLGYEWLVGATTVPALHLSKSFSQVHEIRIGALVDEEDVGGPAVAADFAHLNHLMPAALTRRVGAYMWREGNDARATFSAIDGTEIAATGFSSIDVVGLASATGAGNVQFDLGMGISSRRRKGETFSTEIIIDISGLDIAGQALHTRHAIMHPGGAAPLTGMGIALLIERMVGLDGKPPVAPGLYFPYQILDAAHYLARLKQEGGQLMELPLSSVSGAQQ; translated from the coding sequence ATGTCATTCGATCCTGTCTTACTCATGGGCGGCTCAGGTGCTATTGGTCACCAGGCTGTTCGGGCGCTACGCACTACTTATCCTGATATCCCTGTACTTATAGGCGGTCGCGACCTTTTCAAAGCCCAGAAAGCAGCGGCAGAAATCGGAGGTGCAGAGGGTGTTGCAGTCGATACGAACTGCGCAGATCTCGGCCTCGGTGAGCGAAAAATCAGTGCTGTAGTCGTTCTGTATAAAGATCATACTCTCGCCGGACTCCGCTTTGCTCAATCACGTGGCGTACCACACCTGAGTATTTCCTCGGGCGTATTCGAAATAGCTCCGGAAATCGCAAGCTTCATGAATGCTCCGGGGGCGGCGGCAATAACACTTGGCTACGAGTGGCTGGTCGGAGCCACGACGGTTCCTGCACTTCATCTGAGCAAGTCATTCAGCCAGGTACACGAAATTCGTATTGGAGCCCTGGTCGATGAAGAAGATGTCGGCGGTCCTGCGGTCGCAGCGGATTTTGCACATCTCAACCACCTGATGCCAGCGGCTCTGACGCGCCGGGTCGGTGCCTATATGTGGCGCGAAGGCAATGATGCCAGAGCGACGTTCTCAGCGATCGACGGAACTGAAATCGCCGCTACAGGCTTTTCATCGATTGACGTGGTTGGCCTGGCATCGGCAACGGGTGCGGGCAACGTCCAGTTTGACCTGGGCATGGGTATCAGTTCGCGCCGACGTAAAGGCGAAACATTCTCCACTGAAATCATCATTGATATTTCGGGTCTGGACATTGCCGGGCAGGCTCTTCATACCCGACATGCGATAATGCATCCGGGCGGAGCAGCACCGCTGACAGGAATGGGGATTGCACTGCTTATTGAACGCATGGTCGGGCTGGATGGAAAGCCACCGGTTGCGCCGGGCCTGTATTTTCCTTATCAGATTCTGGATGCGGCGCACTATTTAGCGCGACTTAAGCAAGAGGGAGGCCAGCTCATGGAACTGCCATTGTCATCTGTTTCAGGAGCACAGCAATAA
- a CDS encoding DUF1348 family protein, protein MSDAQVRPPLPPFTLESAIEKVRLAEDGWNSRDAAKVSLAYSLDTKWRNRAEFANNREEAEGFLARKWKKELEYRLIKELWAFGGNRIAVRYAYEWRDDSGNWFRSYGNENWEFEADGLMKRRFACINDMPIKESERKFFWPLGRRPDDHPGLSDLGL, encoded by the coding sequence ATGTCTGATGCACAAGTACGTCCGCCACTGCCTCCATTTACTCTTGAATCGGCGATTGAAAAAGTTCGACTGGCTGAAGATGGCTGGAACAGTCGCGATGCTGCAAAAGTATCGCTGGCTTACTCACTGGATACTAAATGGCGTAACCGTGCCGAGTTCGCAAATAACCGTGAAGAGGCGGAAGGCTTCCTTGCCCGTAAGTGGAAAAAAGAGCTTGAGTACCGCCTTATTAAAGAGCTGTGGGCATTCGGCGGTAACCGCATCGCCGTCCGTTACGCCTATGAATGGCGTGATGATTCAGGTAACTGGTTCCGCTCTTACGGCAATGAAAACTGGGAGTTTGAGGCCGATGGCCTGATGAAGCGTCGCTTCGCCTGTATCAATGACATGCCAATCAAAGAAAGCGAGCGCAAATTCTTCTGGCCGCTGGGGCGTCGTCCGGATGATCATCCAGGCCTGTCAGATTTGGGTCTGTAA
- a CDS encoding TetR family transcriptional regulator: MNKKPGNTREKILQTAEQLIYQNGIHATGMELLVKTSGVARKSIYRHFANKEDVAAAALNGRDERWMHWFRTESDKGETPQDRILNMFTVLKSWFESAGFRGCAFINTAGEVGDPDDPVRQIAKMHKQKLLNYALELAEQLNVEHPAVLARQLLILMEGAITTAYVMGDWSAADNAREVAKLLLKQVSS; the protein is encoded by the coding sequence ATGAATAAGAAGCCAGGCAATACCCGAGAAAAAATCCTGCAAACTGCTGAGCAGCTCATCTATCAGAACGGCATTCACGCCACCGGCATGGAGCTTCTGGTTAAGACCTCAGGAGTCGCAAGGAAAAGTATTTATCGCCATTTCGCGAACAAAGAGGACGTGGCAGCAGCCGCGTTAAATGGGCGTGACGAACGGTGGATGCACTGGTTCAGAACTGAATCTGATAAAGGCGAAACGCCTCAGGATCGCATTCTGAATATGTTCACTGTTCTGAAGAGCTGGTTTGAGTCCGCGGGATTCCGTGGTTGTGCGTTTATCAACACGGCCGGAGAAGTTGGTGATCCAGACGACCCCGTTCGCCAGATAGCGAAGATGCATAAACAGAAATTGCTGAATTACGCCCTTGAACTTGCCGAACAACTGAACGTTGAACACCCGGCAGTTTTGGCCAGACAGCTACTGATTCTGATGGAGGGGGCTATCACCACGGCATATGTGATGGGCGACTGGAGCGCCGCCGACAACGCAAGGGAAGTGGCGAAGCTTTTGCTGAAACAGGTCTCTTCCTGA
- a CDS encoding colicin transporter, with protein MKKMTEAGFNRSIAYGSSEEFFKLNGNSAMKLTPLAAKAVCIKAAQYGYYVARVEAGHWIGQGFRPDMSATWDAKAQLIKDKNFHENDKLAVSNVVQDQHEGYEAFMITLLFKN; from the coding sequence ATGAAAAAGATGACTGAAGCGGGTTTCAATCGAAGTATCGCATATGGCAGTTCTGAAGAATTTTTCAAGCTGAATGGTAACTCAGCTATGAAGTTGACCCCATTGGCAGCGAAAGCAGTTTGCATTAAAGCTGCACAGTATGGTTACTACGTTGCTCGCGTGGAAGCAGGACACTGGATTGGTCAAGGTTTCCGCCCTGATATGTCAGCCACATGGGACGCAAAAGCTCAACTGATCAAAGATAAAAACTTTCATGAGAATGACAAATTAGCTGTCAGTAACGTTGTTCAGGATCAGCATGAAGGGTATGAAGCGTTTATGATAACGCTGCTTTTTAAAAACTAA
- a CDS encoding TonB family protein gives MVKFNFDVDTEGRVSQMRIIESTPDHLFDDAVITAVSKWRFEKGKPARNLPMTVKLKVQNQI, from the coding sequence ATGGTTAAGTTTAACTTTGACGTTGATACAGAAGGCAGGGTAAGCCAGATGAGAATTATTGAGTCCACGCCAGACCACTTGTTCGATGATGCTGTAATAACAGCCGTATCAAAATGGCGTTTTGAAAAGGGCAAACCTGCCAGGAATCTGCCCATGACTGTAAAATTAAAAGTGCAAAATCAGATTTAA
- a CDS encoding DUF6790 family protein, whose product MIASIVRLVLTNIPLVAFILALLLSVIYTRKTISRAENFLSWLLLLSIGFTSLWAGLYHTLWPQTAAAFIGWQSSPFQFEMGMSDIALGIVAMVSFWRTLEFKSAVVMLVAIEFAGLAYGHFHQIARAGDYQAGNAGVLLGLTIIQIVLLPLLLILAFKARRPTRKVT is encoded by the coding sequence ATGATTGCCAGTATTGTTCGCCTGGTTTTAACTAACATTCCTCTGGTAGCGTTTATTCTTGCGTTGCTGTTATCGGTAATTTACACCCGAAAAACTATCAGCCGCGCTGAGAATTTTCTTTCCTGGTTACTGCTGCTTTCTATAGGTTTTACTTCTCTGTGGGCTGGGCTTTATCACACGCTATGGCCGCAAACCGCAGCGGCATTCATAGGCTGGCAGAGCAGCCCGTTTCAGTTCGAAATGGGTATGTCGGATATTGCCCTGGGCATTGTGGCTATGGTCTCCTTCTGGCGCACCCTTGAATTTAAATCAGCAGTGGTGATGTTGGTTGCGATTGAGTTTGCCGGCCTCGCCTATGGGCATTTTCATCAAATTGCGCGTGCCGGGGATTATCAGGCCGGGAATGCAGGGGTCTTGCTGGGGTTAACAATAATCCAAATAGTATTGCTGCCGCTGCTTCTTATTCTGGCTTTTAAGGCCAGGCGCCCTACCCGGAAAGTAACCTGA
- the brnQ gene encoding branched-chain amino acid transport system II carrier protein: MTNKELVILGFMTFALFVGAGNIIFPPFIGLRAGGNLWSAASGFLATGVGLPVISLIAMARCGGDIGELMKPAGKTLGLMLSVVCYLALGPLFATPRTATVSFEAGINPLFSGHLPLSLFSGTFFLLVILCSLNPARLLHLIGKFLSPMKIIALGLLGAWALTHPAGKAISTFTDYQQGAFSLGMVNGYLTMDALAAVMFSMIIVGAIRQHGEIRPGKIVSGVIIAGLIAGAGLTYVYISLFYLGAFSLPIAPGATNGADILIAYVNYAFGYRGMLLLTFIITLACLVTAIGLTSTCAAYFAQLTKFSYKKLVIGFALFSMLVSNLGLTEIIKISLPALTSIYPPFIVLIMAAIVSGKNARPVMVYLPCVLTSLIIGCVQSFVPASAMPGFMKNLPLFDEKLAWVLPTLCVGTVCFAIIGFRAVKQKVSEPEVLLVRE, translated from the coding sequence ATGACTAATAAAGAACTGGTTATTTTAGGGTTTATGACGTTTGCGCTGTTTGTGGGTGCCGGAAATATCATCTTTCCGCCATTTATCGGGCTGCGGGCGGGCGGAAATTTATGGAGTGCGGCCAGTGGTTTTCTGGCTACGGGCGTGGGCCTGCCTGTCATCTCGCTGATCGCGATGGCAAGATGTGGAGGAGATATCGGGGAGCTGATGAAGCCTGCCGGTAAGACACTGGGACTGATGCTTTCTGTGGTTTGCTATCTGGCTCTTGGGCCATTGTTTGCAACTCCCCGTACAGCGACTGTTTCCTTTGAGGCCGGGATAAATCCTCTTTTCTCCGGGCATCTGCCGCTGAGCCTTTTCAGCGGCACCTTTTTCCTTCTGGTCATCCTGTGCTCACTGAACCCTGCCAGGCTTTTACATCTTATCGGAAAGTTTCTTTCCCCTATGAAGATTATCGCGCTGGGGCTGCTGGGTGCCTGGGCGCTTACTCACCCTGCCGGCAAAGCAATATCCACGTTTACGGATTATCAGCAGGGTGCATTCTCACTGGGGATGGTAAACGGATATCTCACCATGGATGCGCTGGCTGCAGTGATGTTCAGTATGATTATTGTCGGAGCAATCCGTCAGCACGGGGAGATACGTCCGGGAAAAATCGTGTCAGGCGTCATTATCGCCGGACTTATCGCGGGTGCTGGCCTGACATATGTCTACATCAGCCTGTTCTATCTGGGGGCATTCAGTCTGCCAATCGCTCCGGGAGCCACCAATGGCGCAGACATCCTGATCGCCTATGTAAATTATGCATTCGGGTACCGGGGCATGTTACTCCTCACGTTTATCATTACGCTTGCCTGCCTGGTGACAGCTATCGGTCTTACCAGCACCTGTGCTGCCTACTTCGCCCAACTGACGAAGTTCTCCTATAAAAAACTGGTTATTGGTTTTGCTCTGTTTTCGATGCTGGTATCGAATCTTGGTCTGACCGAAATTATAAAGATTTCCCTGCCAGCACTTACCTCAATCTACCCGCCATTCATTGTGCTGATTATGGCCGCTATCGTTTCCGGTAAAAATGCCCGACCGGTTATGGTTTACCTTCCCTGCGTATTAACCTCTCTGATAATCGGCTGCGTTCAGAGTTTTGTACCTGCTTCAGCGATGCCTGGTTTTATGAAGAATCTTCCGCTGTTTGATGAAAAGCTGGCCTGGGTACTCCCGACCCTTTGCGTGGGAACGGTTTGTTTTGCGATCATTGGTTTCAGGGCAGTAAAACAAAAAGTGTCTGAGCCCGAGGTTCTGCTGGTGAGAGAATAA
- a CDS encoding PAS domain-containing protein: MTERADEMSYEQEMLLMLSAAVRAIGSVAPGNTEIVLHDLRNPEFSIAEIANAYVTGRKKGDSVLAGLRKDKAFITALEESQERVTLLPDYETFSRDGTPLRSSTAIYRGRDARPFAALCVNVDNNGIAQALNLLQTLSGVTLTPAAPAAEARNTEQPHDSIEDLMKEIISNATGLNPGSRRADAKKAKMMAVQQMQERGIFLMKGGVEKAADALGVTRYTIYNYLDELKSAAS; encoded by the coding sequence ATGACTGAACGAGCCGACGAAATGTCTTACGAGCAGGAAATGCTGCTAATGCTCTCGGCTGCCGTTCGTGCCATTGGCAGTGTGGCACCCGGTAATACCGAGATTGTTCTGCACGACCTGCGCAATCCTGAGTTTTCGATTGCCGAAATCGCGAATGCCTACGTGACCGGGCGTAAGAAAGGGGATTCAGTCCTTGCGGGGCTGAGAAAAGACAAGGCGTTTATCACTGCGCTTGAGGAAAGTCAGGAGCGCGTCACGCTTCTGCCGGATTACGAAACGTTCTCCCGTGATGGCACCCCGCTGCGAAGCAGTACAGCTATTTACCGGGGCCGTGATGCGCGGCCCTTTGCGGCTCTGTGCGTCAATGTGGACAACAACGGCATCGCGCAGGCACTTAACCTGCTGCAGACGCTGTCAGGCGTAACGCTGACGCCCGCTGCTCCGGCGGCTGAAGCCAGGAATACCGAGCAGCCTCATGACAGCATTGAAGATCTGATGAAGGAAATTATCAGCAATGCAACCGGCCTCAATCCCGGGAGCCGTCGCGCTGACGCAAAGAAAGCCAAAATGATGGCCGTACAGCAGATGCAGGAGCGCGGAATTTTTCTGATGAAGGGTGGCGTTGAAAAGGCAGCAGACGCTCTGGGCGTGACCCGATACACCATCTACA